The following are encoded in a window of Maridesulfovibrio ferrireducens genomic DNA:
- a CDS encoding sigma-54 interaction domain-containing protein, with the protein MKPIAIHNLFPDVDPSSIPFLSILDQFYAGVVIADAAGKILYYNDAQGCIDNLDPNKVIGRMVTDLYRVDDDDTPIINCMESGKPLKNHACYYRTWLGKIVNSIHNVYPLYSHEKLLGAICFVSDYSITRQTLETISQPYASREIKTFKIPTTPAKSSDKGNGTRFSFKDIIGESPELVKAVESARMASDSPSSIMLHGETGTGKELMAQSIHNTSARKDKSFIAINCAAIPEHLLEGILFGTAKGAFTGALDKQGLFERADGGTLFLDEINSMSIGLQSKLLRVIQERKVRRVGSLKETDMDIRIISSVNEDPHQAAERGALRYDLLYRLGVLIIRIPPLRERIWDLEKLVRHFLHKHSTRLGKKINAISADVMELFHNHHWIGNVRELEHVIEGAVNLVSDGEAIKIRHLPDHINKTTASLPNASRTPSRLTEKGTAFSADPFNVIFPTDHQAPATTVSPQGKSLAKIQAENESRTIREMLKFFQGNVSKAARKLDVSPQLLNYKMKKHNIHRKDFLL; encoded by the coding sequence ATGAAGCCAATTGCGATTCATAACCTGTTCCCGGATGTCGACCCATCCTCAATTCCCTTCCTCTCCATCCTCGATCAGTTTTACGCGGGAGTGGTAATTGCGGACGCTGCGGGCAAGATTCTCTACTACAACGATGCCCAGGGATGTATCGACAATCTTGATCCGAACAAGGTGATCGGAAGAATGGTCACTGATTTATACCGCGTGGATGACGACGATACCCCCATCATCAATTGCATGGAATCCGGCAAACCCCTGAAAAATCATGCCTGCTATTACCGCACCTGGCTGGGAAAAATTGTCAACTCCATACACAATGTTTATCCCTTGTACTCCCATGAAAAACTGCTCGGAGCGATCTGTTTCGTGAGTGATTACAGCATCACCCGGCAGACCTTAGAAACCATTTCCCAACCCTATGCAAGCCGCGAAATAAAGACCTTCAAAATTCCAACAACTCCCGCCAAAAGTAGCGACAAGGGAAACGGAACCCGATTTTCGTTCAAAGATATCATCGGGGAATCCCCGGAATTAGTTAAAGCGGTAGAATCTGCCCGCATGGCCTCGGATTCGCCTTCCTCCATCATGCTCCATGGAGAAACCGGGACCGGGAAAGAACTTATGGCCCAGTCCATCCACAACACAAGCGCTCGGAAGGACAAGTCTTTCATTGCTATCAACTGCGCAGCAATTCCCGAACACCTGCTGGAAGGAATCCTGTTCGGAACCGCCAAAGGAGCCTTCACCGGAGCCTTAGACAAACAGGGGCTTTTCGAGCGGGCTGATGGCGGGACGCTGTTTCTCGACGAGATAAACTCCATGTCCATTGGCCTGCAGTCCAAGCTGCTGCGGGTTATCCAAGAACGCAAAGTTCGGCGTGTCGGCTCCTTGAAAGAGACTGATATGGATATCAGAATAATCAGTTCGGTGAACGAGGATCCCCACCAGGCCGCAGAAAGGGGGGCCCTTCGATACGATCTGCTCTACCGTCTGGGCGTCCTGATCATTCGGATTCCACCACTCCGGGAACGAATATGGGACTTGGAGAAACTGGTTCGCCATTTTCTCCATAAACACAGCACCCGTCTGGGCAAAAAGATTAACGCCATCTCGGCCGATGTGATGGAATTGTTTCACAATCACCACTGGATCGGCAATGTCCGGGAGCTGGAACATGTTATTGAAGGGGCCGTAAACTTGGTCTCGGATGGTGAAGCCATCAAAATTAGACATTTGCCGGATCACATCAACAAAACGACCGCTTCGTTGCCTAACGCATCCCGAACTCCCTCTCGTCTGACAGAAAAGGGGACTGCATTTTCAGCAGACCCGTTCAACGTTATCTTTCCAACGGATCACCAAGCACCTGCTACGACCGTATCCCCTCAGGGAAAATCTCTGGCGAAAATTCAGGCCGAAAACGAGAGCCGGACGATCCGAGAGATGCTGAAATTTTTTCAGGGCAATGTTTCAAAAGCCGCTAGAAAGCTGGATGTTTCTCCCCAGCTGCTCAATTACAAGATGAAAAAACACAACATCCATCGAAAAGATTTTCTCCTATAA
- a CDS encoding sugar phosphate isomerase/epimerase family protein, with the protein MGKKMKLGLHTYTLHLWGLGQNWGVVADPRPKEMNLIQLMDKGVEWGLDGLHITGCDLETKDDQRLKEVKEAAEARGLYLEYNFSLDEEFDSRLTDSVKEGIHIAEKIGANLGKISLDIRRPTPLYGSCFHPEVMRQLCDIHDEVKAALPLLEKTGIKLALENHTETFADEVLWLIKKINHPLVGACVDTVNSMGVLENPETAVEKMAPYAFCNHFCDHKLDRDQFGIRFHGVALGDGDIDCFKTYNTIREESPTDRITFEIEWDMGEDTIEVARVKQMDACIRSIKYAREVLKIGM; encoded by the coding sequence ATGGGAAAAAAAATGAAATTGGGATTGCACACCTATACCCTTCATCTTTGGGGACTCGGCCAGAACTGGGGCGTGGTAGCGGATCCTCGTCCCAAAGAAATGAACCTGATCCAGCTGATGGACAAGGGCGTTGAATGGGGTCTTGACGGGCTTCATATTACGGGTTGCGACCTGGAAACCAAGGACGATCAGCGTCTGAAGGAAGTAAAGGAAGCCGCCGAGGCCCGGGGCCTCTACCTGGAATACAACTTCTCCCTGGATGAAGAGTTCGACTCCCGGTTGACCGACAGTGTGAAGGAAGGCATCCACATCGCGGAGAAGATCGGTGCTAACCTAGGCAAGATCAGCCTGGACATCCGCCGCCCCACTCCGCTTTATGGCAGCTGTTTTCACCCAGAGGTCATGAGACAGCTTTGCGACATCCATGATGAGGTGAAGGCGGCCCTTCCCCTACTGGAAAAAACCGGCATAAAACTGGCTCTGGAAAACCATACCGAAACCTTTGCCGATGAAGTCCTGTGGCTGATCAAAAAAATCAATCATCCTCTTGTGGGGGCATGCGTGGACACGGTGAACTCCATGGGCGTCCTTGAAAATCCGGAGACGGCTGTGGAAAAAATGGCACCTTACGCATTTTGTAACCACTTCTGCGATCATAAGCTCGATCGCGACCAGTTCGGCATTCGATTCCACGGGGTCGCACTGGGCGACGGGGATATCGACTGCTTCAAAACATACAACACCATAAGAGAAGAGTCTCCCACCGATCGTATCACCTTCGAAATCGAATGGGATATGGGCGAAGACACCATTGAGGTTGCCCGGGTAAAACAGATGGATGCTTGCATCAGAAGCATCAAATATGCCCGTGAAGTTCTCAAGATAGGGATGTAA
- a CDS encoding tRNA dihydrouridine synthase, with protein MNKPIPPHFPKLAAQLSTPIAIGEKTIPNRLWLAPMAGLSHSAFRQVLAHYGSCGLIFTEMCNAKAVPSENPRISPVFRWHEWELPNLVCQLAGSTPEEFVIAAKRVEREGFFGVDINMGCSARGMIKREGGAALLKMPDKAMAVVEAVRKAVSIPVFVKFRTGWSKDIGPAVALAKKLEAAGADCLVFHPRVAPDKRTRPPIIDHIRFIKEAVSIPVFGNGNVTTPQHCQDMLDTTGCDGVSVGRMAVARPWLFAQWTAGYTPDDNIFQDYILRLATALEQEFDPVRRIKRFRMFIPYFAANFLFGHSLLATFSTAKTMDDVRRLAKEHIRPDMPLNQSPNMNLYNL; from the coding sequence ATGAACAAACCCATCCCCCCCCATTTCCCCAAGCTAGCGGCCCAACTCAGCACCCCCATTGCAATTGGCGAAAAAACCATTCCCAATCGGTTGTGGCTAGCTCCTATGGCCGGATTGAGCCACAGCGCCTTTCGTCAGGTTCTCGCCCACTATGGTTCCTGCGGCTTAATCTTTACAGAAATGTGCAACGCCAAGGCTGTGCCATCAGAAAACCCCAGGATATCCCCGGTATTTCGGTGGCATGAGTGGGAACTCCCAAATTTGGTCTGTCAATTGGCGGGGAGCACGCCCGAAGAATTTGTGATTGCAGCAAAGCGCGTAGAGCGCGAAGGCTTCTTTGGCGTGGACATCAACATGGGGTGCTCGGCACGGGGAATGATCAAACGCGAGGGGGGAGCTGCCCTGCTCAAGATGCCAGACAAAGCCATGGCCGTGGTGGAAGCAGTACGAAAGGCTGTATCCATTCCTGTTTTTGTCAAATTTCGCACCGGATGGTCCAAGGATATCGGCCCCGCAGTGGCTCTGGCCAAAAAGCTTGAGGCGGCAGGAGCCGATTGCCTGGTCTTCCACCCGCGTGTGGCCCCGGACAAGCGCACCCGTCCCCCTATCATTGACCACATACGCTTCATCAAGGAAGCGGTCTCCATTCCCGTCTTTGGCAATGGCAATGTAACAACCCCGCAACACTGTCAGGATATGCTGGACACGACAGGCTGCGATGGCGTGTCCGTAGGCCGTATGGCAGTGGCCCGCCCCTGGCTCTTTGCCCAATGGACAGCTGGCTACACGCCCGACGACAATATTTTTCAAGACTACATCCTGCGTCTGGCCACAGCCTTGGAACAGGAGTTCGATCCCGTCCGAAGAATCAAAAGATTTCGGATGTTCATACCCTATTTTGCAGCCAATTTCCTATTTGGTCACAGCTTACTAGCCACCTTTTCCACGGCAAAGACCATGGATGATGTCCGCCGGTTGGCTAAAGAACACATCAGGCCAGACATGCCCTTAAACCAGTCTCCCAACATGAATTTGTACAACCTCTGA
- a CDS encoding sensor histidine kinase, with protein sequence MAKIYAPPLKGVFIQAIISILVAGALLMLGGCEPTDDLSPRAVQGVFDMRDHSLSAGETVNLDGEWEFYWDQLLTPDNFISGSSKPEMTGYFLMHRAWNKFNLNGKRLGGTGQATFRLRLLPNRPAGRIHLRLFDIHEAYRLWANGKLIAQSGVPGRSAETEVPGGSLKLAEIEFQSRPVELVLQVSNHHFRIGGVPEPIRIALPGTLETIRARDWGIALFFAGCMLIMGIYHFVLYLFRKRDKAPLYFSLYCLLVVSYSVTSNTSQWVASAILPWWNPVIMENFSLTCFVIWASLLFRFLETLYPNEFHHKLVYFLDAKIVIFFFMMGFAPGVPLYWFIALCLVQMMIYAGYYLHRLLLCVKRGRSGALFLLAGLSSQFFVGLNDTLTHMGIIKSTYLAEPAVCFFVLTQSLALAQRFSASFDSVEHLSLELESKNISLCGEIKERNRLERKVVETSEEERRRISHELHDGLCQQLTGARLRSSALAHKFKDSDDAQTLIDLADLLKESTDDAYKTARGLWPIEHDASMPGPSLNDLLRGIAKSTDINVTFDKQSHCKKCLNPNMTKLYRIAQEALTNAAKHSKAQNIRLTLHCHGNGQVKLSVQDDGIGRKAAGTMHGGLGMSIMAHRAKLINAELRIENDPQGGTVVTCVAPCSVHELSRINQNGNENE encoded by the coding sequence TTGGCAAAAATATACGCTCCCCCTTTGAAGGGGGTATTCATTCAAGCAATAATCTCCATTTTGGTGGCGGGAGCATTGCTAATGCTTGGCGGCTGTGAACCAACGGACGATCTTAGTCCTCGCGCTGTGCAGGGTGTTTTCGATATGCGCGATCACTCTTTGTCCGCAGGCGAAACCGTAAACCTTGACGGTGAGTGGGAGTTTTATTGGGACCAGTTGTTGACGCCGGATAATTTTATATCTGGAAGCTCTAAGCCGGAAATGACAGGTTATTTCCTCATGCACAGGGCATGGAATAAATTCAATCTGAATGGAAAACGGCTGGGCGGAACAGGCCAAGCCACCTTTCGTTTACGGTTGCTACCGAATCGACCTGCCGGAAGGATTCATCTGCGTTTATTTGATATTCACGAAGCCTACCGCTTGTGGGCGAACGGCAAACTTATAGCTCAAAGCGGTGTGCCGGGTCGATCCGCTGAAACGGAAGTTCCGGGCGGATCACTTAAGCTTGCAGAGATTGAATTTCAAAGTCGCCCTGTTGAATTGGTGCTCCAAGTCTCCAATCATCATTTCCGAATAGGAGGGGTGCCGGAACCTATCAGAATAGCACTTCCCGGTACTTTGGAAACAATCCGCGCACGGGATTGGGGGATAGCCCTGTTTTTTGCGGGCTGCATGCTGATTATGGGCATATATCATTTTGTGCTTTATCTGTTCCGTAAGCGCGATAAGGCTCCTCTTTATTTCAGTTTGTATTGTTTGCTGGTGGTCAGCTACAGCGTGACCTCAAACACCTCCCAATGGGTGGCTTCTGCTATTTTGCCGTGGTGGAATCCAGTAATCATGGAAAATTTTTCGCTGACCTGTTTTGTAATATGGGCATCCTTACTTTTCCGTTTTTTAGAGACTCTTTATCCCAATGAATTTCATCACAAACTTGTTTATTTTCTAGATGCCAAAATAGTGATCTTTTTCTTTATGATGGGTTTTGCGCCCGGAGTTCCCCTTTACTGGTTCATTGCATTATGCTTGGTGCAAATGATGATTTATGCAGGATATTACCTACATCGCCTTCTACTGTGTGTGAAACGTGGCAGAAGTGGTGCCTTGTTTTTGCTGGCAGGTTTAAGCAGTCAATTTTTTGTAGGGTTGAACGACACCCTGACCCATATGGGTATTATAAAATCCACCTATCTTGCTGAACCTGCAGTGTGTTTTTTCGTGCTGACCCAGTCTCTCGCGTTGGCACAGCGTTTTTCCGCATCATTTGATTCTGTAGAGCATCTTTCTTTAGAGCTGGAATCAAAAAATATTTCCCTATGTGGAGAAATAAAGGAACGCAATAGGCTGGAGCGTAAAGTAGTAGAAACCAGTGAAGAAGAGCGTCGTCGCATAAGCCATGAGCTGCATGATGGGTTGTGCCAGCAGCTTACCGGAGCCCGTTTACGTTCTTCTGCCTTGGCTCATAAGTTCAAAGATAGTGATGACGCGCAAACGTTGATAGATCTTGCCGATTTGTTAAAAGAATCTACAGATGATGCATACAAAACAGCACGCGGGTTATGGCCCATAGAGCATGACGCTTCTATGCCTGGCCCCTCATTGAACGATTTGTTGCGCGGTATTGCTAAGTCTACGGACATTAACGTGACTTTTGACAAACAGAGCCATTGCAAGAAGTGTTTAAATCCAAACATGACAAAGCTGTATCGTATAGCGCAAGAAGCTCTGACCAATGCGGCTAAGCATTCCAAAGCACAGAATATCCGGTTAACTCTGCATTGCCACGGCAACGGGCAGGTTAAACTTTCAGTGCAAGATGATGGGATAGGCCGTAAGGCTGCCGGAACAATGCATGGAGGCTTGGGAATGAGTATCATGGCGCACAGAGCTAAACTTATCAATGCGGAATTACGCATTGAAAACGATCCGCAGGGCGGCACTGTTGTGACTTGTGTCGCTCCCTGTTCAGTGCACGAACTTTCTAGAATAAATCAAAATGGAAATGAAAATGAATAA
- a CDS encoding response regulator encodes MNKTVARVLLIDDHPAVLQGLRILLETHSHKVVAEAGSYSETVKSLDVEDYDVALLDLTLQNRSGLELLPELEKRGIAALVYSMHEEPSIIDRAFREGALGYVTKREDPFILLEAIDTILLGKRFLSEYSAKILQEKSIGDQSLEELLSDRERQIFDLMGKGLGNAEIAEKLKISPRTVDTYFTRMVSKLDFENRRDLRKHAISLSDHD; translated from the coding sequence ATGAATAAAACAGTCGCCCGAGTTCTGCTTATAGATGATCATCCTGCCGTCTTACAAGGGCTGCGTATTCTTCTGGAAACTCACAGTCATAAGGTTGTTGCTGAAGCGGGAAGTTATTCAGAAACGGTGAAAAGTTTAGATGTCGAGGATTATGACGTGGCTTTGCTTGATTTGACTTTACAGAATCGTAGCGGGTTGGAGCTTCTCCCAGAACTGGAAAAACGAGGTATAGCTGCGCTTGTTTACTCTATGCATGAAGAACCCAGCATTATCGATCGTGCTTTTCGTGAAGGCGCTCTCGGTTATGTCACTAAAAGGGAAGATCCCTTCATCCTTCTCGAAGCCATTGATACAATACTGCTCGGAAAACGTTTTTTAAGCGAATACTCAGCTAAAATACTTCAGGAAAAAAGCATCGGAGATCAGTCTCTGGAAGAATTATTAAGTGACCGGGAACGGCAGATATTTGATCTAATGGGAAAGGGGCTCGGCAATGCAGAGATTGCAGAAAAATTGAAGATTAGCCCCCGCACAGTTGATACTTACTTTACACGCATGGTCAGCAAACTGGATTTTGAGAACCGACGTGATTTGCGCAAACATGCCATCTCATTGTCAGATCATGATTAA
- a CDS encoding formate dehydrogenase accessory protein FdhE, whose translation MNNIQSPSSSQRDVRTGLLALREQTPALENIFDAFGPIAKAHEDGCNLLVKWNNFILPEADALRFEQGVPLLADMDMPDFEQYYSEIFWLLSKAVAEGMPALSDKISVITDALQGSEYVNELARAVWDENNGVFEGLAKKLSLDGSVLMMLASLAIKPFMNRMKDEAALKIEKMQWDKGYCPICGSFPDMSLLKKKLTENAEYMAGHGGQRWMHCSCCDHQWRIKRNICPWCESEDYKKLKYFQSEERKTERFDVCDSCKHYFVTIDTRELAEMPDARIAPLGLVYLDIKAQEEEYQPMAETPWNVL comes from the coding sequence ATGAATAATATACAATCCCCTTCTTCCAGTCAGCGCGATGTTCGAACTGGACTCCTTGCTTTACGTGAGCAGACTCCCGCTTTGGAAAATATTTTTGACGCATTCGGTCCGATTGCAAAAGCGCATGAAGATGGGTGCAATCTCTTAGTAAAATGGAATAATTTTATTCTTCCGGAAGCTGATGCCTTGCGTTTTGAGCAGGGAGTGCCTCTTTTGGCTGATATGGATATGCCTGATTTTGAACAATATTATTCAGAAATCTTTTGGTTGCTCAGCAAGGCTGTTGCAGAAGGAATGCCAGCACTTTCAGATAAAATCAGCGTAATAACAGATGCTTTGCAAGGTTCAGAATATGTAAATGAATTGGCAAGAGCTGTGTGGGATGAAAATAACGGAGTTTTCGAAGGTTTGGCTAAAAAATTAAGCCTTGATGGGTCTGTATTAATGATGCTGGCGTCACTCGCAATTAAACCTTTCATGAATCGTATGAAGGATGAAGCCGCATTGAAGATTGAGAAAATGCAGTGGGATAAGGGATATTGTCCGATCTGTGGATCTTTCCCGGATATGTCATTACTTAAGAAAAAGTTGACGGAAAATGCTGAATATATGGCAGGGCATGGCGGACAGCGTTGGATGCATTGTTCCTGTTGTGATCATCAGTGGCGTATTAAGCGAAATATTTGCCCGTGGTGTGAAAGTGAAGATTATAAGAAACTTAAATATTTCCAGTCCGAAGAACGTAAGACTGAGCGGTTTGACGTTTGTGATAGCTGCAAACATTATTTCGTGACTATTGATACTCGCGAACTTGCCGAAATGCCGGATGCCCGTATAGCTCCGCTTGGATTGGTTTATCTGGATATTAAAGCTCAGGAAGAAGAGTATCAACCCATGGCAGAAACTCCGTGGAATGTATTGTAA
- a CDS encoding 4Fe-4S dicluster domain-containing protein, with the protein MPKAFFVDTSRCTACRGCQIACKEWHDLPATETKQRGSHQNPPDLNPFTYKVVRFSEHRIDGKIEWFFFPDQCRHCLDAPCKEVADSYVEGAVIQDKKTGAILYTDLCKKLKEDECAEIAEACPYNVPRHNTDTGMLVKCDMCIDRQQAGLVPVCVKTCPTGTMNFGERSEMVALAEKTLAKVKKEYPRAEVVDADEVNVIYLVMDKPELYYEYVTADNSGVGQPMSRKNFLAGMTKPAKRIFG; encoded by the coding sequence ATGCCTAAAGCATTCTTTGTCGATACATCGAGATGTACGGCTTGTCGCGGTTGCCAGATAGCCTGTAAGGAATGGCACGATCTACCTGCGACAGAAACAAAACAACGCGGTTCACATCAGAATCCACCTGATTTGAATCCTTTTACTTATAAAGTGGTGCGCTTTAGTGAACACCGCATAGATGGCAAGATCGAGTGGTTTTTCTTCCCCGATCAGTGTCGTCATTGTCTTGATGCTCCTTGTAAAGAAGTTGCCGACAGTTATGTAGAAGGTGCGGTAATTCAGGACAAAAAAACTGGAGCTATTCTCTACACTGATCTTTGCAAGAAATTGAAAGAAGATGAGTGTGCAGAAATTGCCGAAGCTTGTCCTTACAATGTTCCGCGCCATAACACAGACACCGGAATGCTGGTTAAATGTGATATGTGCATTGATCGTCAGCAGGCAGGTCTTGTTCCCGTTTGTGTCAAAACTTGTCCAACCGGAACTATGAACTTCGGTGAACGTTCTGAGATGGTTGCTTTGGCTGAAAAAACTCTTGCCAAAGTTAAAAAAGAATATCCTAGAGCTGAAGTGGTTGATGCAGATGAGGTGAACGTAATCTATCTGGTTATGGATAAGCCTGAACTGTATTATGAATACGTGACCGCCGACAATTCAGGCGTAGGGCAACCAATGTCACGCAAGAATTTTCTTGCCGGCATGACTAAACCCGCAAAACGTATCTTCGGATAG
- the fdnG gene encoding formate dehydrogenase-N subunit alpha, whose translation MNISRRGFMKLAGIGVASIGLGQMGLDLSPVQAYAAGLKIEGAQEVISICPFCAVSCHFIAHVKDGKIVSTEGDPDYPVSEGALCAKGAAMLSMHNSPHRLQKPKYRAPYSDKWVEKEWDWVIDRIAKNVKKTRDADFKTHNAKGQEVNRVESIFHLGSSQMDNEECALVHQGVRGLGLVHFDHQARIUHSATVAALAESFGRGAMTNHWCDIENADSIMIIGSNAAEHHPISFKWVLRAKDKGATVMHVDPKFSRTSARSDFHVPLRSGTDIPFMGGMINYVLSNKLYFKEYVANYTNAAFIVGKDYKFKDGLFSGYDAKTRTYDKSKWAFELDDKGVPKRDPSLKDPRCVFQMLKKHYSRYSLDNVSKTTGVSKENLLKVWKTFAATGQKDKAGTIMYALGWTQHTVGVQNIRTSAMLQLLLGNIGVAGGGINALRGEPNVQGSTDHCILWHILPGYLPVPKASMPSFDAYTKATTPVSHDPESANWWQHKPKYMASLLKSWRGDNATAKNGFGYKMLPKADDGVDYSYLFLFDRMYKGEIRGGFVFGTNPAQSVPNSNKTRKGLDNLDWLVVGELHHTETSDNWHRPGIDPLKNKTEVFLLPSAQRAEKAGSISNSGRWLLWHYEACKPMGQSRSMGNMYVDIINRVRELYSTKNGAYPDPILTLDWPSFYDAEDVAQRINGRFTKDVNFKGKKYKKGQQVPSFVALGDDGSTSSLNWLYAGSYTEEDGNKAKRRSLAQTPMQAKIGLFPNFAWCWPVNRRILYNRASVDANGKPWAPQKAVIEWNGKGWEGDVPDGGWPPNATGKGRYPFIMRKEGHGQLYGPGLQDGPFPDHYEPVETPITSHPFSKQLSSPCYKSVKSDMDKLAEPGDKRFPIVLTTYSMTEHWCGGGETRNIPALLEAEPQLYVEMSLELAKEKGIANGDAVIVESIRGKVEAIAMVTVRMTPFKIKGKIIHEVGMPFCFGWTTKGVGDATNRLTPAVGDPNTTIPEYKASLVNVRKADKLTELE comes from the coding sequence ATGAATATTTCACGGCGCGGCTTTATGAAGCTTGCCGGAATAGGCGTGGCAAGCATCGGTTTGGGTCAGATGGGACTCGATCTTTCTCCGGTTCAGGCATATGCCGCCGGACTCAAGATTGAGGGGGCTCAGGAAGTCATCTCCATCTGTCCATTCTGTGCAGTCAGTTGTCATTTTATCGCTCATGTAAAAGACGGTAAAATTGTCAGCACCGAAGGCGATCCTGATTATCCGGTCAGTGAAGGCGCACTCTGTGCAAAAGGGGCAGCAATGCTCTCCATGCACAATAGTCCCCACAGATTACAGAAACCTAAATATCGCGCTCCTTACAGTGATAAATGGGTAGAAAAAGAGTGGGATTGGGTTATTGATCGTATTGCGAAGAATGTTAAAAAAACTCGTGATGCTGATTTTAAAACTCATAATGCTAAAGGACAGGAAGTTAATCGTGTTGAATCCATTTTCCATCTTGGTTCCTCGCAGATGGATAACGAAGAATGTGCATTAGTCCATCAGGGCGTGCGCGGACTGGGCCTGGTGCATTTCGATCATCAGGCAAGGATCTGACACAGCGCAACAGTTGCGGCTCTGGCAGAGTCGTTCGGGCGCGGTGCGATGACAAACCACTGGTGTGATATTGAAAACGCAGATTCTATCATGATTATTGGTAGTAATGCTGCTGAACATCACCCAATTTCCTTTAAATGGGTTTTACGGGCCAAAGATAAAGGCGCCACTGTTATGCATGTGGACCCCAAATTCTCCCGTACATCCGCTAGAAGTGATTTTCATGTCCCTCTCCGTTCAGGAACGGATATTCCGTTTATGGGCGGTATGATTAATTACGTTCTTTCCAACAAACTCTATTTTAAAGAGTATGTTGCCAACTATACTAATGCTGCTTTTATCGTAGGTAAAGATTACAAGTTCAAAGATGGACTGTTCTCTGGATACGATGCCAAAACACGCACATATGATAAGTCTAAGTGGGCTTTCGAGCTTGACGATAAAGGTGTGCCGAAGCGCGATCCTTCTTTGAAAGATCCTCGCTGTGTATTCCAGATGCTTAAGAAGCATTACTCCCGCTATTCTCTTGATAATGTCTCCAAGACAACAGGCGTAAGCAAAGAGAATCTGCTCAAAGTCTGGAAGACTTTTGCCGCTACAGGTCAGAAAGATAAAGCCGGAACCATCATGTACGCTTTGGGATGGACCCAGCATACTGTCGGCGTACAGAATATTCGTACCAGCGCGATGCTTCAGCTTCTTCTTGGTAATATAGGTGTTGCCGGTGGCGGTATCAATGCTCTGCGCGGTGAACCGAATGTTCAGGGTTCCACTGACCATTGTATTCTGTGGCACATTCTGCCCGGATATCTGCCTGTGCCTAAAGCAAGTATGCCTAGCTTTGATGCATATACCAAGGCAACCACGCCTGTGAGTCATGATCCTGAGAGTGCGAACTGGTGGCAGCATAAGCCTAAATATATGGCTAGCTTGCTCAAATCTTGGCGTGGCGACAATGCTACTGCTAAAAATGGTTTTGGCTATAAGATGCTGCCTAAAGCTGACGACGGCGTAGATTATTCATATCTATTCCTCTTCGACCGTATGTATAAAGGTGAAATCCGCGGTGGATTCGTCTTCGGTACCAACCCTGCTCAGAGTGTTCCTAATTCCAACAAAACACGCAAAGGTCTTGATAATCTGGACTGGCTGGTTGTTGGTGAACTGCATCACACTGAAACATCCGATAACTGGCATCGTCCGGGAATCGATCCTCTTAAGAATAAGACCGAAGTATTCCTTCTGCCTTCCGCTCAGCGCGCAGAAAAAGCAGGTTCCATCAGTAACAGTGGCCGCTGGCTGCTGTGGCATTATGAAGCTTGCAAACCTATGGGGCAGAGCAGAAGTATGGGTAACATGTACGTGGATATTATTAACCGCGTCCGTGAATTATACAGCACTAAAAATGGTGCATATCCAGATCCTATCCTGACTCTCGACTGGCCTTCTTTCTATGACGCTGAAGATGTGGCTCAGAGAATTAACGGCAGGTTCACTAAAGATGTAAACTTCAAAGGCAAGAAATACAAAAAGGGCCAGCAGGTACCTTCATTTGTTGCTCTTGGCGATGACGGTTCTACATCCAGTCTGAACTGGTTGTATGCCGGAAGTTATACTGAAGAAGACGGCAACAAGGCGAAACGGCGCAGTTTGGCACAGACTCCAATGCAGGCCAAGATTGGTCTTTTCCCGAACTTCGCATGGTGCTGGCCTGTTAACCGTCGTATTCTTTATAACCGTGCATCTGTGGATGCAAACGGTAAGCCTTGGGCACCTCAGAAAGCTGTTATTGAATGGAACGGCAAGGGCTGGGAAGGAGATGTTCCTGATGGTGGATGGCCACCGAATGCAACTGGTAAAGGACGTTATCCGTTTATCATGCGCAAAGAAGGACATGGTCAGCTTTATGGTCCCGGTCTTCAAGACGGTCCTTTCCCTGATCATTATGAGCCGGTGGAAACTCCGATTACGAGTCATCCATTCTCCAAGCAGTTAAGCAGTCCATGCTATAAGAGTGTTAAGAGTGACATGGATAAGCTTGCAGAACCCGGTGATAAACGATTCCCGATTGTTCTTACCACTTACAGCATGACCGAGCATTGGTGTGGTGGCGGTGAAACCCGTAACATTCCGGCGCTTTTGGAAGCTGAACCTCAGCTTTATGTTGAAATGAGCCTCGAACTTGCCAAGGAAAAAGGTATTGCCAACGGTGATGCTGTTATCGTTGAAAGTATTCGCGGCAAAGTTGAAGCAATTGCGATGGTTACCGTTCGTATGACTCCATTCAAAATTAAGGGCAAAATTATCCACGAAGTGGGTATGCCGTTCTGCTTTGGTTGGACAACTAAAGGAGTCGGTGACGCAACTAACCGTCTGACTCCGGCAGTAGGTGATCCAAATACGACTATTCCTGAGTATAAGGCCAGTCTTGTGAACGTCCGCAAAGCGGATAAACTCACAGAACTTGAGTAA